The following proteins come from a genomic window of Alicyclobacillus dauci:
- a CDS encoding isochorismatase family protein, whose product MEFHDDQLGSFFKERGFGRTIGFGVRPAVLVIDIIGAFTNPDLPLGTNLDEVITQTRSILDVARVADVPIFFSTLSYEEKDIRDAGIWAIKQAGLVTLRAGTPEIEVDARLERRSTEPIIVKKYASVFFGTDFITRLHTLQIDTLILTGCTTSGCVRATAVDGLQYGLRVMVVKEAVGDRARPAHEQSLFDLDAKYADVVSVQETKSYLEKQRM is encoded by the coding sequence ATGGAATTCCATGATGACCAATTGGGGTCATTTTTTAAAGAACGGGGCTTCGGCAGAACCATTGGATTCGGTGTACGTCCTGCTGTACTGGTGATCGACATCATTGGTGCATTCACCAATCCAGACCTTCCACTTGGAACCAATCTAGATGAAGTGATCACGCAAACGCGCTCCATTCTTGATGTTGCCCGTGTAGCAGATGTGCCTATCTTTTTTAGTACGTTGTCGTATGAGGAAAAGGATATTCGTGATGCTGGTATTTGGGCTATCAAGCAAGCGGGGCTAGTTACACTTCGTGCTGGAACGCCAGAGATCGAAGTGGACGCCCGGTTGGAACGCCGTTCCACCGAACCGATTATTGTAAAAAAATACGCGTCCGTGTTCTTTGGCACAGATTTCATCACTCGATTACACACTCTGCAGATAGACACGTTAATCTTGACCGGTTGCACGACGAGTGGTTGCGTTCGGGCGACTGCCGTCGATGGATTGCAATATGGCCTCCGAGTCATGGTGGTGAAAGAAGCCGTTGGAGACAGGGCTCGTCCTGCACACGAACAGAGCTTATTTGATCTCGACGCTAAGTACGCCGATGTCGTTTCCGTTCAAGAAACAAAGTCCTATCTGGAAAAGCAGAGAATGTGA
- a CDS encoding CLC_0170 family protein has protein sequence MISLDLTQPYPVLCVLLFFGCGLLVFIADVRTYRKRGMVQEERFSVAVAWTNVVCGAGLLLALWIYNQFVW, from the coding sequence ATGATAAGTCTTGATCTGACACAACCCTACCCGGTTCTCTGTGTATTGTTGTTTTTTGGGTGCGGATTGTTGGTTTTTATCGCTGATGTTCGAACCTATCGCAAAAGGGGTATGGTACAGGAGGAACGTTTTTCAGTGGCCGTTGCATGGACGAATGTCGTATGTGGAGCGGGTCTATTGCTCGCGTTATGGATTTATAACCAGTTTGTTTGGTAA
- a CDS encoding GerAB/ArcD/ProY family transporter → MARTRSEITVMEAASIIASTIIGVGVLELPRIAVVAGDTGAPLYVFLAILLSFVALYVVTILGIRFPGDTIVQYSERVLGKWLARIGSLFVVVFFAILTALAAREFAEVVGTSVLQQTPVEATTIVMLFLGALFTRNSLSTFSYTHFFYLPLIVAPACLIAGFSLKNATALNLQPIFGNEPAHALTGILTVAALFQGSFIMTFVIPYMREPKKAVASSIIGMSIAGGVYFFIATASLAVFGSEEIKLLLWPTLELAKTTMLPGEILERLDAAFLAVWVTAVFTTIYGTYYVTSKTLQDLFKLRDQKMFSFGLLTFIFILAMMPTNIINLYRIIAMVGQRGLFVTLGYPILIWLVAIIRRQRNDERGRSYVDGR, encoded by the coding sequence ATGGCCAGAACTCGAAGCGAGATAACAGTCATGGAGGCAGCGTCCATCATCGCAAGCACAATTATCGGAGTAGGCGTATTAGAGCTTCCTCGTATAGCGGTTGTCGCGGGCGATACGGGCGCTCCGCTTTACGTGTTCTTGGCCATTTTGCTGTCATTTGTTGCACTGTACGTTGTAACCATCCTTGGTATACGATTTCCAGGAGACACCATTGTCCAATACAGTGAGCGGGTTTTGGGGAAATGGCTGGCTCGAATTGGAAGTCTGTTTGTCGTCGTCTTTTTTGCCATTCTCACGGCGCTTGCCGCTAGAGAATTTGCGGAGGTTGTAGGTACTTCAGTCTTGCAACAGACACCAGTTGAAGCGACGACGATTGTCATGCTTTTTTTGGGCGCATTATTTACCCGAAACAGTTTGTCAACGTTCTCGTATACGCACTTCTTCTATCTGCCGTTGATTGTGGCACCGGCATGTCTCATCGCCGGGTTTTCACTAAAGAATGCCACGGCTTTAAACTTACAACCTATCTTTGGAAACGAGCCGGCCCATGCCTTAACAGGTATTTTGACGGTGGCTGCGCTTTTCCAAGGTTCGTTTATCATGACGTTTGTCATCCCGTACATGAGAGAACCTAAAAAGGCGGTAGCATCAAGCATCATTGGCATGTCCATTGCAGGTGGTGTTTATTTCTTCATTGCCACAGCCTCGCTCGCCGTTTTCGGATCCGAAGAAATCAAGCTACTTTTGTGGCCGACGCTTGAATTGGCCAAGACAACCATGCTTCCAGGAGAAATTCTGGAAAGATTGGACGCTGCCTTTCTTGCCGTATGGGTAACCGCCGTATTTACCACAATTTATGGAACTTACTACGTGACCTCCAAAACACTGCAGGATCTGTTCAAATTGCGTGACCAAAAAATGTTTTCATTTGGGTTGTTAACGTTCATTTTCATCCTAGCCATGATGCCGACTAATATCATTAATCTATATCGGATCATCGCGATGGTCGGCCAGCGAGGTCTCTTCGTCACCCTTGGATACCCTATCTTGATTTGGCTTGTAGCCATTATCCGAAGACAAAGGAACGATGAACGTGGACGGTCGTACGTGGACGGTCGTTAG
- a CDS encoding Ger(x)C family spore germination protein, whose product MDGRTWTVVRLFLVLFVTMPLLSGCWDRREMEQRATVLGMGIDLGNARIVQKNPPTRPEETHIPFVQPVHLTVQIAVPGRIPLGPGDAGGGSSSGGGSSSLPVWVLSAEGSSLNDAVSQLQQRVADKLFFGHLRVVVVSQDFARQGLDTVTDYIRRNPEIRRTAWLGVSSGSARQFMMTAPPLERVPTLYLLATLDQARQLGKMPHDFLGVFESKLSMKGREPVLPFGDVIGNDVHIAGLAYFKGDKMVGNTNIFQVAAYMELSGEKRGGYSAMVRVPGSSDTVVWQIYRRRTRIKSDIRNGKPHFTAIIHVDGNVTEKSRHQVNLDSPQVIEKINQQIAAELKLNMQSLLEDTKRRNSDIVGFGEYVRAKHPQYWNRFVQTKEKWEEMYPDIPIDIEVDVRTHRVGMSST is encoded by the coding sequence GTGGACGGTCGTACGTGGACGGTCGTTAGGCTATTCTTGGTGCTGTTTGTGACGATGCCACTCCTCTCTGGATGCTGGGACCGCCGGGAAATGGAGCAGCGGGCCACCGTTTTGGGAATGGGGATCGACTTAGGGAACGCAAGAATTGTTCAAAAAAATCCGCCGACGCGTCCTGAGGAGACCCATATTCCATTTGTCCAGCCAGTTCATCTAACTGTGCAAATAGCCGTCCCTGGTAGAATCCCACTGGGCCCTGGGGATGCTGGGGGCGGGAGTAGCAGTGGCGGTGGGTCATCGAGTCTGCCTGTGTGGGTCTTAAGTGCAGAGGGATCATCCTTAAATGACGCGGTCTCGCAACTTCAACAGAGAGTAGCGGACAAACTATTTTTCGGTCATTTGCGAGTTGTTGTTGTGTCTCAAGACTTCGCCAGACAAGGACTTGACACTGTAACGGACTATATTCGCCGCAATCCCGAAATTCGAAGAACCGCGTGGCTTGGGGTTTCGTCTGGATCTGCACGTCAGTTCATGATGACCGCACCGCCGTTAGAACGAGTACCCACATTGTACTTATTGGCTACGCTGGACCAAGCTCGGCAACTGGGAAAAATGCCGCATGATTTTCTTGGGGTCTTTGAAAGTAAATTGTCCATGAAGGGACGGGAACCCGTGCTCCCATTTGGAGACGTGATAGGGAACGATGTACACATTGCCGGACTGGCCTATTTTAAGGGAGACAAGATGGTGGGAAATACGAATATCTTCCAAGTGGCCGCTTACATGGAACTAAGTGGCGAAAAGCGAGGTGGCTATTCGGCGATGGTGAGAGTCCCAGGGTCCAGCGACACGGTAGTTTGGCAGATATATCGTCGGAGAACAAGAATCAAATCAGATATTCGAAATGGGAAGCCCCATTTTACTGCAATTATCCATGTCGACGGAAATGTTACGGAGAAATCAAGACATCAGGTCAACCTGGATTCTCCTCAGGTGATAGAAAAGATTAATCAACAGATTGCAGCTGAACTCAAGCTGAATATGCAATCCCTTTTAGAAGATACCAAACGAAGGAACTCGGATATTGTTGGATTCGGAGAATATGTGCGAGCGAAGCATCCACAATACTGGAATCGTTTTGTTCAAACGAAAGAAAAGTGGGAAGAGATGTACCCTGATATACCAATCGACATCGAAGTTGATGTAAGGACTCATCGAGTAGGAATGAGCTCCACATGA
- a CDS encoding MFS transporter, whose amino-acid sequence MTQSSLAIPPQKVAVSTSVRWKLVMPTLLVIWILGMVDKIGVAIIATNKGFLQQMNLVGHPALVGLLVTVMLFAYGIGFPVWGVLVDKIGPKKCTIFGLILWALSTAMAAMAQSFSILLISRIILGLAEAYLWPTSNSLTARWFPLQERGRAKSIWINGINIGLAISGFVVNGLIGPFHWRGVFWFLTIIAVIICLPMAILFLKDNPAEDRRVSASELEYIRSEQLTVTDHGDKTKSKAKGMGTSSFWLAVIVNIANVFGVFGLATWFPSYLTGAKHFSHATASNYIALAFGLCIIMTTLVGALTDKTKRKATWGAVGFLISMVVLILIGFVGSALYDTLLLVIAIICIQGITTLVNHGIMHSFTVTEHIGRDNGVMVGISNLLAAFGPTIMGALIGLGGYNLSFGFLAVCFLVGTIGHVVLAKQGY is encoded by the coding sequence ATGACGCAAAGTTCTCTCGCGATACCGCCGCAAAAAGTTGCCGTTTCCACTTCAGTGCGATGGAAATTGGTCATGCCTACGCTTCTGGTCATATGGATTTTGGGTATGGTCGACAAAATTGGCGTGGCCATCATTGCTACAAATAAAGGGTTTCTTCAGCAGATGAACTTAGTGGGACACCCGGCGCTTGTCGGGCTGTTAGTGACTGTCATGTTATTTGCATACGGTATCGGATTTCCTGTTTGGGGCGTTTTGGTAGACAAGATTGGGCCGAAAAAGTGCACCATATTTGGACTCATTCTTTGGGCGCTGAGCACTGCCATGGCTGCGATGGCACAAAGCTTCAGCATCTTGTTGATTTCACGCATCATTCTCGGTCTTGCTGAAGCTTACTTGTGGCCGACGTCAAACTCCCTTACCGCTCGGTGGTTCCCCCTTCAAGAGCGGGGCAGAGCAAAATCCATATGGATCAACGGGATCAACATCGGTTTGGCGATATCGGGATTTGTCGTTAACGGATTGATTGGGCCGTTTCATTGGCGCGGTGTATTTTGGTTCCTGACGATCATCGCAGTGATCATCTGTTTGCCTATGGCAATATTATTCCTCAAGGACAATCCGGCAGAGGATCGCCGAGTGTCTGCATCGGAACTCGAATACATTCGTAGTGAACAGCTAACGGTCACAGATCACGGAGACAAGACAAAGAGCAAAGCCAAGGGCATGGGAACGAGTAGTTTCTGGCTCGCCGTGATCGTCAACATTGCGAACGTGTTTGGCGTATTCGGTCTAGCCACGTGGTTTCCCAGCTACTTGACTGGCGCAAAGCATTTTAGTCACGCAACAGCGAGTAACTACATCGCTTTGGCATTTGGTTTATGTATCATCATGACCACACTGGTGGGAGCGCTTACGGATAAGACAAAGCGCAAGGCGACATGGGGCGCTGTCGGATTCTTGATCTCAATGGTTGTGCTCATCTTGATTGGATTTGTTGGGTCAGCTCTGTACGACACCTTGCTCCTGGTCATCGCTATCATTTGCATTCAAGGAATCACAACTTTAGTTAACCACGGCATCATGCACAGCTTTACGGTAACTGAACATATTGGGCGCGACAACGGCGTCATGGTTGGTATATCAAATTTGTTGGCCGCATTTGGACCGACCATTATGGGTGCGCTCATTGGACTCGGTGGATACAACTTGTCATTCGGATTTCTCGCTGTTTGTTTCCTAGTCGGTACGATTGGCCATGTGGTGTTGGCGAAACAAGGTTATTGA
- a CDS encoding polysaccharide deacetylase family protein: protein MENSLYNYSAIVRRPKLELPNGARVAFWVGLNIEHYQLDVPSTSIFGGTANLVPDPLNYGWRDYAPRVGVWRTMELLDKYGIKASVLLNSDVCKHYPEIIEEGNKRGWVWLAHGKNNSILQANMTEEEERAYLKEIVDTIKQHTGKQPQGWLGPALSETLNTPSLLEELGVTYVCDWCNDDQPYPLNTKKGNLISVPYSIEVNDVPLFVGKSLSGQDFYQILVDQFDVLYAEGERTGRVMCVALHPFVTGLPFRSKYLDQALAYITGHPGVWVTTSDEIAEWYINQA from the coding sequence ATGGAGAATTCGTTGTACAACTATTCGGCGATTGTTCGACGCCCGAAACTTGAGTTGCCAAATGGTGCGCGTGTTGCATTCTGGGTAGGTCTGAACATCGAACACTATCAATTGGATGTGCCATCGACGAGTATTTTTGGTGGAACAGCTAATTTGGTTCCAGATCCACTGAACTATGGGTGGAGAGACTATGCTCCCCGTGTCGGCGTATGGCGCACAATGGAGTTATTAGACAAATACGGAATCAAAGCAAGTGTTCTGCTCAACTCGGATGTATGCAAGCATTATCCCGAGATTATTGAAGAGGGGAACAAGCGAGGGTGGGTTTGGCTAGCTCACGGAAAGAATAACTCCATACTTCAGGCGAACATGACCGAGGAGGAAGAGCGGGCCTACCTAAAAGAGATCGTAGATACTATCAAGCAACACACAGGGAAGCAACCGCAGGGCTGGTTGGGACCAGCACTAAGCGAAACACTGAATACACCAAGTTTGTTAGAAGAATTAGGAGTTACTTATGTTTGTGACTGGTGTAACGATGATCAACCGTATCCGTTGAATACAAAGAAAGGGAATTTGATTTCCGTTCCATACTCTATTGAAGTAAATGATGTTCCGCTGTTCGTTGGGAAAAGTTTATCGGGACAAGACTTCTACCAGATTCTCGTCGATCAGTTTGACGTTTTATACGCGGAAGGAGAACGAACGGGAAGAGTGATGTGTGTGGCATTGCATCCGTTTGTAACGGGGCTCCCCTTTCGCAGCAAATACCTCGATCAAGCTCTCGCCTATATCACCGGTCACCCAGGGGTGTGGGTTACGACAAGTGATGAAATCGCTGAATGGTATATCAATCAAGCATAA
- a CDS encoding spore germination protein: MNWGHYRQQTVEGIMMTIWNRFAKRGIRRESQALVPPDQVLEQYQNEVYQGNLDETVRFFRDMLGQNSDFLVRDLEVFDGHRASIVAFENFAVRQLVNDNVLKPLMERPRDFRKKRYRAHELEEIVSKRALYYDNVRFERRLVKIMEALIRGDSIVLVEGFRDAILVGIRNVDKRSVSPPQTEPVIRGARDGFIESLGTNITLIRYRLQTANFRIKFKTVGRLTKTRVAVCYIEGICRPALVEEVEDRLEAIDIDAVLDSGILEQFIEDNHWSPFPQVQNTERPDKCVANLLEGRVVILVDGTPFALIVPAVFVQFYQTMDDYSERWVMGSLMRFIRLMALIFSLVFPSLYVSVIAFNPELIPTKFAVAVAGGRAGVPFPAVVEVVFMDLVMEILREATIRLPEQVGGALSIVGVLVIGQSAVAAGFVSPITVVVIALTTIGSFATPAYNAAIALRILRFVLTVLAGFFGLWGVMIGLILISGHMLSLRSFGVPYLSPFVPSTEWRDIKDALWRAPVWWMQKRPAQTHPINDVRLGIESKEDTLQRPSHTLDPVNPRKWR, from the coding sequence ATGAACTGGGGACATTACCGCCAACAGACGGTGGAGGGGATTATGATGACAATCTGGAATCGGTTTGCAAAAAGGGGGATACGAAGAGAGAGCCAGGCGTTGGTGCCGCCAGATCAAGTTCTGGAGCAGTATCAAAACGAAGTGTATCAAGGAAATCTAGATGAAACAGTTCGGTTCTTTCGTGACATGCTGGGTCAAAACTCGGATTTTTTGGTTCGAGATCTTGAGGTGTTTGACGGGCACAGGGCGAGTATCGTCGCATTTGAGAACTTCGCAGTCCGTCAACTGGTGAATGACAACGTCTTGAAACCTCTGATGGAACGTCCTCGGGATTTTCGAAAGAAAAGGTATAGAGCGCATGAGTTAGAGGAGATTGTCTCGAAACGTGCACTGTACTACGACAACGTTCGGTTTGAGCGTCGCCTTGTCAAGATTATGGAGGCCTTAATTCGTGGCGATTCCATCGTTTTGGTAGAGGGATTTCGTGATGCGATTCTAGTGGGCATCCGCAATGTTGACAAGCGATCTGTCTCACCACCACAAACTGAGCCAGTCATCCGTGGTGCGAGAGACGGTTTTATTGAGTCGTTGGGAACGAATATCACACTGATACGGTATCGTCTACAAACTGCTAATTTTCGAATCAAATTCAAGACAGTTGGACGATTGACGAAGACAAGGGTGGCAGTTTGTTACATTGAGGGAATCTGCCGTCCCGCACTGGTGGAGGAAGTGGAGGATCGCCTTGAAGCCATTGACATTGATGCTGTTCTGGACTCTGGAATATTGGAACAGTTTATCGAGGATAACCACTGGTCACCCTTTCCGCAAGTTCAAAACACCGAGCGACCAGACAAGTGTGTCGCCAACCTGCTTGAGGGTAGAGTCGTCATTCTTGTTGATGGTACACCATTTGCTTTAATTGTCCCAGCAGTGTTTGTACAGTTTTATCAAACAATGGATGATTATTCGGAGCGTTGGGTGATGGGCAGTTTGATGAGGTTTATCCGTCTGATGGCGCTCATTTTTTCGTTGGTGTTTCCTTCGTTATATGTATCTGTTATCGCTTTTAACCCGGAGCTTATCCCGACTAAATTTGCCGTTGCTGTAGCCGGAGGCCGAGCCGGCGTTCCGTTTCCCGCAGTGGTTGAAGTTGTCTTCATGGACCTCGTGATGGAGATATTACGTGAAGCAACCATTCGGCTCCCCGAGCAAGTCGGTGGTGCGTTATCCATCGTGGGGGTGCTTGTCATTGGGCAGTCCGCCGTAGCGGCGGGGTTTGTAAGTCCCATCACGGTAGTGGTGATTGCGCTTACGACCATTGGTTCCTTCGCAACGCCGGCGTATAATGCCGCGATCGCGCTGCGGATTTTACGATTCGTATTGACCGTCCTGGCCGGTTTCTTTGGCCTGTGGGGAGTCATGATTGGGTTGATTCTCATCAGTGGTCACATGCTTTCCCTGCGTTCGTTTGGCGTTCCGTACCTCAGTCCGTTTGTTCCATCGACTGAGTGGCGAGACATCAAAGATGCCTTGTGGCGAGCGCCTGTTTGGTGGATGCAAAAGCGACCTGCCCAAACGCACCCGATTAATGATGTGCGGCTTGGCATTGAATCCAAAGAAGATACGCTACAAAGACCAAGCCACACACTCGATCCGGTAAATCCGCGAAAATGGAGGTGA
- a CDS encoding class II aldolase/adducin family protein, translated as MSFSREQAIEDLVLANHILSNEGILEAFGHVSVRDPDNHEHFLLSRSLAPQFVEAKDIMTFDFEGNVIGESDYRPYAERILHAKIYEARPDVHAVCHHHAAALIPFSTTGVPIKPICHIGGMFFEGVPLYDDYDVSDGMLIVNSREGERIARTLGNRRAVLLRGHGVIVVGGEHQRNRHGVHLHYDQCGNSISLNATGRSKVSLL; from the coding sequence GTGTCGTTTTCAAGGGAACAGGCAATTGAAGACCTGGTACTGGCCAATCACATTTTAAGCAACGAGGGTATCCTGGAGGCGTTTGGACATGTCAGCGTCCGAGACCCCGACAATCATGAACACTTTCTGTTGTCGAGATCCTTGGCTCCACAATTCGTCGAGGCAAAGGATATCATGACGTTTGATTTCGAGGGAAACGTGATCGGAGAATCCGACTATCGACCGTACGCGGAGCGAATTCTACACGCCAAAATATACGAGGCGCGTCCGGATGTTCACGCTGTCTGCCATCACCATGCAGCCGCACTCATCCCGTTTTCAACGACCGGCGTTCCAATCAAACCGATCTGTCATATTGGTGGCATGTTTTTCGAAGGCGTTCCACTCTATGATGACTACGACGTTTCCGACGGGATGCTGATTGTTAATTCTCGCGAGGGAGAACGGATTGCGCGGACGCTCGGCAACAGAAGGGCCGTTTTGCTTCGGGGGCACGGTGTCATTGTAGTGGGGGGGGAACATCAAAGAAACCGTCATGGGGTCCATCTACATTACGACCAATGCGGAAATTCAATATCGCTCAATGCAACTGGGAGATCCAAAGTTTCTCTCCTATGA
- a CDS encoding LysR family transcriptional regulator: MDERLSLHQLELFCSVVDHGSYVETAKDLMMTQPALSLQVKSLQTALSTKLFERRGNRMYLTETGKMTYDFAVDILSLEKKLRSTIMEMNDCDHGNLSIGSNRPFGRYFLPSLITSYMEAYENVQVSVVYKDTETIYSQMSNKILDVGVVTSDDTVPVPSDLNATMLRHDHWCLVCSRNSPWSNYGVIDKSLFEAAPLVSAVTHSTHWKLIQKILINLGITDGQYHIRLRMEDLESIKYVVLKGLGIAFLPHTAVRRELENKQLIEFPFPDGTHPALNCVIVTQRSGKLRPTVQNFLDFLLETFPVSSVTKQTK, encoded by the coding sequence ATGGACGAGCGATTGAGTCTACACCAACTGGAACTGTTCTGCTCCGTTGTCGATCACGGCAGTTACGTGGAAACGGCAAAGGACCTCATGATGACGCAACCTGCCCTCAGTTTGCAGGTTAAGTCCCTCCAGACAGCCCTGTCTACAAAACTATTTGAGCGCCGTGGCAACCGTATGTACCTAACCGAAACCGGCAAGATGACGTACGACTTTGCCGTCGACATCCTATCTCTGGAGAAGAAGTTGCGCAGTACCATCATGGAAATGAACGATTGCGATCACGGAAACTTATCCATCGGAAGCAATCGCCCATTCGGCAGATACTTCCTCCCATCGCTCATTACAAGTTACATGGAAGCATACGAAAACGTTCAGGTATCAGTCGTCTACAAGGACACTGAAACGATCTACAGCCAAATGTCAAACAAGATTTTAGACGTCGGTGTCGTGACATCCGATGACACGGTTCCTGTACCAAGTGATTTGAATGCAACCATGCTCCGCCACGACCACTGGTGTCTCGTCTGCAGTCGCAACTCACCCTGGTCAAACTATGGCGTGATCGACAAATCTCTCTTCGAGGCCGCACCTTTGGTCAGTGCGGTCACACATTCGACTCATTGGAAGCTGATTCAGAAAATCCTGATTAACTTAGGAATTACCGACGGACAGTACCACATCCGCCTGCGAATGGAAGATCTCGAGTCAATTAAGTACGTGGTCCTGAAAGGCCTAGGGATAGCGTTTCTACCCCATACGGCTGTACGCAGAGAGTTGGAGAACAAACAACTCATTGAGTTCCCCTTTCCAGATGGTACGCACCCCGCCCTTAACTGCGTGATTGTCACGCAGCGCTCTGGGAAACTGAGACCAACGGTACAGAACTTCCTTGACTTTTTGCTAGAAACATTTCCTGTGAGTTCAGTGACCAAGCAGACAAAATAG
- a CDS encoding Gfo/Idh/MocA family protein: MSDIVRVGIAGLGTATRLMLHALMRNPLVEIVAAASVREEERLAFTRDFSIPTYADIEEMCGLEGVDAIYVSTPTHLHVAHVLMALQHGKHVLVEKPLATSLESARTIVHAAKQYDRVVVVGHSHSYDPPIQAIRSVVQSGRIGNLKMIHNWCYTDWMYRPRLQDELNTALGGGVTFRQGAHQFDIIRFIGGGKLRSVRSATGVWDGGRPTEGSHVVFLEFENGAAATAVYNGYDHFHSSELTFGIGEWGNELSHDEASYGSRRRMIGELREGEEQDIKRQQSAYRSLTSLPDLGEHQPFFGMTLVSCERGDIRQIPDGIRVYSEDSVEDIALPSGVTPHDNVIAEFCDAVLGRQAPVHTAAWGLATLEVCFAVLESAAKRQEVYLNCQTSL, translated from the coding sequence GTGTCCGACATCGTACGAGTTGGTATCGCAGGTTTGGGGACAGCAACTCGCCTCATGCTCCACGCATTGATGCGGAATCCTTTGGTAGAGATCGTTGCCGCGGCATCAGTACGTGAAGAAGAGAGATTGGCGTTTACAAGAGATTTTTCCATTCCGACCTATGCGGATATCGAGGAAATGTGCGGGTTGGAAGGGGTGGATGCCATTTACGTTTCCACCCCGACACACTTGCACGTCGCACACGTTCTGATGGCTTTACAGCACGGAAAACATGTGCTTGTTGAGAAACCGCTTGCAACGAGCCTGGAGTCGGCACGGACAATTGTTCATGCAGCGAAACAGTATGACCGCGTTGTCGTCGTGGGACATTCACACAGTTACGATCCACCGATTCAAGCTATCCGCAGCGTCGTTCAAAGCGGGCGGATCGGGAACCTGAAAATGATCCATAACTGGTGCTATACCGACTGGATGTATCGTCCTCGCCTGCAGGACGAGTTAAACACGGCACTGGGCGGGGGCGTGACGTTCCGGCAAGGGGCTCACCAGTTCGACATCATTCGGTTCATTGGTGGGGGCAAACTCCGAAGTGTTCGCTCCGCAACCGGCGTGTGGGATGGGGGTCGGCCCACCGAAGGCAGTCACGTCGTATTTCTCGAGTTCGAAAACGGTGCAGCTGCGACAGCCGTTTATAACGGATACGACCACTTCCACAGTAGCGAGCTGACATTCGGTATTGGGGAGTGGGGCAACGAACTATCGCATGACGAGGCATCTTACGGCTCACGCAGGCGAATGATTGGCGAACTGCGTGAGGGCGAAGAGCAGGATATTAAACGTCAACAGTCCGCTTACCGCTCACTGACGAGTCTTCCGGACTTGGGTGAGCATCAACCATTTTTCGGTATGACGCTTGTAAGTTGTGAGCGAGGAGACATCCGTCAGATCCCCGACGGGATTCGAGTTTACTCAGAGGATAGTGTTGAAGACATTGCCTTGCCAAGCGGTGTCACCCCACATGATAACGTCATAGCTGAGTTTTGCGACGCGGTGCTTGGGCGCCAAGCTCCAGTCCACACTGCGGCTTGGGGGTTGGCGACTCTGGAGGTCTGTTTTGCGGTCTTAGAGTCCGCTGCCAAACGACAAGAAGTCTACTTAAACTGTCAAACTAGCTTATAG